The genomic DNA TGTCCCACGGCTGAGGAGAGCGAGCGCGGCGGGTGTCGGGACCACGACCAGCGACAGCGTCCCTGCCGACAACGCGAGCATCCGGCGGTCCCCCCGCCGTCGGTACGCGCGGGCGGCTTGCCCGGCGACGAAGGTGCCGCCCAGAACGACCACACCGAGGGTGGCGGCCGCGAGCGGGCCCGAGCCACCGAGAAACACCGTCGCCGCCCCGACGGTCGTTCCTGTCCCGACCCCGAGCGCGGCGACCACGAGATCCGCGATGGACCGGGGCGCCCAGCTCCCGCCCGCACCTGTCGGCCCGTACATCCCCCGGATGATGGTCAGCAGACCGACCGTCTGTACGAGGCTGCCGGTCACGTACCGGAGCCGGTCCGGGAGGACGCCGACGTCGACGAACAGGAAGCCGAGCGGGGCCGCGGCGACGAGCGAGATGCCGACGACCAGTGCGCGGAGCGACGGGGTGGGGGCGGCTCGGTAGCGGCTGACGACACGGCCGACGATAGCGAGGCCGAGCAGTACCGCAAGCCCGACGGCCAGTGTCGCCGCCACTGCGACCGGCGAGGTGGTGGCGAAGCTCTGGAGCGGGGCGAGCAACGGGGGAGGCGTGGCGTGTGTCATCGGAGTCGGTCGAAGAGCCCCTCGAGCCGGTCGACGGCGTCGGTTGCTGGCTCGGTGCGATCGATCGTCATGTGTACCCCGTCGGTGTCGAGGTCGATGGTGACGCGGTCGAGGCTGGCGCGGTAGCGCTCGAAGTGATGCCCGTCCGGGTCGAGCTGGACGGCGCCGACGACGAGGCCGGCGGCTTCGAGCCGCTCGAGCTGACGGTAGACGGTGGTCCGGGAGGCGTCACACCGGTCGGCGAGTTCGTCACCCGAGAGCGCCTCGCCGGCGGTGCGGACGAGTATCTCGCGGGCACAGGCGTTGGCCAGTAGCTCGGCCACCTGTCCGACATCGGCCTCGTCCGCGTCACCCGCCGGACTCATCCGGGCGACACCTCGAACGGAGGCCCCATAGCCCCTCGCGTTGGCGGTTCACTCGGCGGTCACCGGGGGAGGGGACGGGTCACGGCTCCAGAGGTACGCCGCGAGGAGGAACAGACCGACGAGCCCACCCCCGAGAAGCGACACGCCGACGATACTCGCCCAGAGTGTCGGCCGAGCGCGGCCGGTCAACCGGGCGTCCCGACGGACCCAGACGGCCACCAGCAGGCAGACGCCGACGTACGCGCCCCCGAACAGGACGAGCGCGAGGACGACGAGCCAGCCGATGGCCGTGGTCGGCGGGAACGACGACTGGAGGGGAACGGACGATGCGTGGACGGTCGATGCGAGCGTCATGGGCTCCAGAGGGCCCCAGGAGGGATGACCCCCGGCTCACGGTCACGCCCGGCGGAACTGAGCGATACCTTCATACGGGGCGTGATTCCGCGGGGATGCTCTGTTGACGAACGACGCTCGGGAGCCGTACCGGGGAGCCGGGTCCGACCCGGTCGCCGGCAACCGCCTCGTGATCAGCCGAGATCCGTCGAGGCCTACTGACGAACGGGTTCGTCGTCACCACGCGACTCGACAGCCGGCGGTCGGAACTGGAACGCAGCGCCGGCGCCGGCGACCGCGATTCCGGCCCCGATCAGCACGCTGTCGCCGTCGATCCCCGTCGGAACCCCCAGGCTCGTCAGGAACGCACCGACGGCGATCATGGTGCCGAGAACGGCGAGTACGATGCCGGCTCCGCGATACAGTCCAGTTCGATCCATGTGGATGGTAGGCTGGCCAACAGCATACCCGTATCGGCAGACACGCACTCGTCCGTACGAGCGATCGCTCGCCGCCACACGGGGCGCCGGTCGAGCGGTGAGGAGGGATATAACCGTTCCGACGGATTGGCGGCGCTGCAAGCCAGCTTCCGGGTCTTTGCCGGGTGGCCGCCGATTCCGGTCGTGAACCGAACGACACTCGCCCGCCACCCGGTCCTCGCCGCGGCAGTGGGCTACGTCTGTCTGCACGTTGCGCTCGTCCTCGGCTCGGCGGTGTACGCGCGCGGCGACGCTGGCTCGCTGGTCGCGGCCGGGGCCCCCTCCACCGCGTACTACCTGCTGATCACCGGCTTCGGCGCAGTCGTCCTGGCGGTCACCGCCCCATCACTCGGCCGATGGTGGTGGGCCGCGGGCGGCACACTCGTGGTCGCACTCGTCGCCGCCCGATACCTGACCGGGACCGCCGCGGGCGTCCTGACCATCGTGGCGCTGTTCGCGCTGGTCTTCCTCCCGTACCTCGTTGCCGGTGGCATCGTCGTCCGGCTGGTCGCGGGGCGGTTCGGGGGGGATCGACTTCGCGGGCTCCCGGCGCACCCGCGCACGCGGCGCGGGCTGTTCGTGGCTGCCGTGGTCCTGGTTGCGACGGTCGGTGGATCGGTGCTCGCGGTGGCGGCCGCGCCGGCGCCGGTCCCGCCGGACGACTGGCCGGCCGAACGGCAGCTGGCGTACCTCGAGCGGACCGACCAGCGGGACCGGGAGACCGGTGCGGTGGCCGACCGGAGCCGCGACTACCAGCGCGCCGAGCGAGTCCTCTCGTTGCTCGCGGCGGGCCGGGCGGACGCCCCCGACGAGTGGCTCGACGCGGCCGTCGTCCTGCATCACGGGACCTGCCCGGCGCACTTCGAGACGGCCCACCGGCTCGCCCTCGCGGCGAACGAATCGGCTGCCCTCGACGCCACCCGCTGGGTCCACCTCACCTACGACCGCTGGCAGGTGTCGATGGGCCACCCCCAGCGCTACGGGACCCAGACCGGGACCCGCCCGGTGGATGCCGGGTGCCACCCACCGATACCGCCGGAACTGGAGCCGGAGTCGCCGCTGGCGATGGCCCGGTGATAGCTGCGGCGGGACGGCGACTCCCGAAAGATTCATGGTGTAAAGCCAACTTTACGTAAAACGAACTTTACGGAAAGTACGCTTTACACCCCACCCGAACTATGACAGGACCCCCAACCCGACCTGACAGGCGGCCCGTGGACCAGCCCGGTCGACGAGCGGACCCCAGCCCCCGTGCGGTGAGACCGAACCGACAGCGGACACCCGGAGGAGTCGCCGATGAGTGACGGCGAAGCGAGCATGATCGAGGGCGAGCACGGGGCGGTGTCGTTCCGGCCGGTCAGCGAGACGCCCACCACCGGAAACGGGGGTGTCGCGTGGCACCGCCAGAGCCGCGCGTTCGCCGTCCGGACGCTCCGAGAACTGTTCCGCAACCGGGCGGCGCTGGTGTGGGGGCTTGCCGCGCCGGCCTTCTTCTTCCTCGTCTTCGGCGTGTTGCTCGGTGACCCGGGCGTCCAGCGAGGGGCGAACGCGGTCGTCTTCGGCGTGTTCGGTGCGTTCAGCGTCTCGCTGGTCATCTTCGCGACCGCGCTGAGCGCGGACCTGAAGGCCAAACGCTACCGGAAGCTCCGGTCGCTCCCGGTCTCGCCCACGGCGGACCTGCTGGGCCGATTCGCGGGCGGGCTGGCGCTCGCCCTCGTCTCGTTCGTACTCGTACTGGCGGTCGGCGTCGCGACCGACGGAACGCTCGCGCTCCGTTCGGCCGTCTCGGTGCCCGTCGTGCTCGGGGCGCTGGTACTGTTCTGCCTGCTCGCGATGGGGGCGGCCGTTCTCGTCGCCTCCGTCCTCGACGACGGCGAGTACGTCGTCGGCGTCACGAACATGCTCACGCTGGCGCTGTTCTTCCTCACCGGCTACAACGGCCTGCTCCCGTCGATGGCGCCGGGGCCGCTGGGCGAACTGGTGAACGTCCTCCCGAACTCGCTCGCCACGCGGCTGGCGGTGTACCACCTCGTCCCGGTCGGTTCGGGCGCGGGCACCCCGCTGGTCCCACCCGCGCTCCCGACCGGCGTGGAGTCGGCGCTCCTGCTGGGTGGCTACGCCGTCGCTGGCGTCGTGCTCGGGTCGGTCGTGATGCGTCGTCGCATCTACGACGGCGAGGGGGGTGAGTGACGTGTCGACCGGGACGGACGTGGCGGTCCGGGCCCGTGGCCTCACCAAGTCGTTCGGTGACGGGTCCCCGGTGTTCGAGGGGGTCGACCTGTCGTTCCGCCGCGGCGAGACCACCCTCCTGATGGGGCCGAACGGGTCGGGGAAGACCGTCCTGCTGTCCTGTCTGGCGGGTGGACTGCGACCCTCCAGGGGGTCGATCTCGGTGTTCGGCGACCCGCCGGCCGACGGCCGGACCGAGCTCGTGTTCATGCTCCAGGACGGGCTCGCGGTCGACGAGCTCTCCGGTCGCGAGAACGCGGCGTTCTACACCGCGCTCCACCCGGGCGCGACCGACCGGTGGCAGGAGGTGGCCGACAGCCTCGAACTCGACGCGCTCGACCGCCGCGTGGCGGACTACTCCGGCGGCATGCGCCGGAAGCTCGAACTCGCGCTGACGCTCTCGGTCGACGTGCCGCTCTACCTGCTGGACGAGCCGACCGCCGCGCTCGACCCGACGACCGTCGAGCGGTTCCACGCGATGCTGGACGACCTGGCCGACGCCGGCCGGACCGTCGTCGCCACCAGTCACTCCCCGCGGGACATCCGGGCGGCCGACCGACTGGTCTTCTTCGGCTCGGACGGCATCGTCGCCGACGGCGAGCCGGACGCGCTCCGCGAGGCCACGCCCCCGGTGGTCGTCGTCGAGGGGGGGACGACCGACGACCTCCGACCGGTCCTCCGCGAGGGCCGACTGTTCGACACCGATGCCGGCCGTCGCGGGTTCCTCGCGGCCCAGGCCGACCCCGAGGCCGTCGCCGAACGGCCGGGCGTCCGCGCCATCGAGGTACCGACGGCCCCGGACGTGTTCAACTACTACATCCACCTCCAGCCGTGACTGGAGTCCTGCACCGCGTTGCAGGGAACAGCTTGGTTGCCGGGTGGGCACCGCCGGGTGTCAACTGCCCCCGTCGAGCCCTCCCGGCGGGTCAGGTGGTCCCGTGACCGACACCCCGGTACGGGTGGACTGCCGGCGAGCCCCCGGGCGGGCCGCCACGGCTGTCGGCCACAGCGGGACGGGTCATCGCGACGCCAGACACGCCTCGACGGCACGCCGGAGCCGCAGCTCCCGTGGGTCGTCCCAGACGTGTGTGCCCATCCGGTTCGGCGTGTAGGCGAACCCCAGGTCCCGGTCGGGGTCCGCGAACGCGAACGAGCCACCGGCACCCGGCGCCCCGAACGCGGCCTCGCTCCCGAACGCGAAGCCGTCGAACGGCTTCCAGAACCCCAGCGAGTACGAGGTTTCCGTGCCGAGGACCACGTCCCGGCGGCCGCGTGTCGGGAGCGTCCCCGGTGCCGCGAGGGCGTCGAGCGTCTCCCGACCGATGCCCAGCGGGTCGCCGTCCGTCGCGAGCGCCCCGTAGAGTCGCGCGAGCGCCCGGGCGGTCCCGACACCGTTGCCCGCGGGGATCTCGAGCCGGCGCCACTCGGGAGCGTTCAACTCGGCCGGCGTCGAGACGTCGAACGGGTTCATCGCCCGCGACGTGGTCGAGAACGGGTTGGCGAGGCCGAGGAGCATCCGGGGCGGGAACGCCCCGAGGTTCCGGAGGGCGTCGAACGGGCCGAACGGCTCCACATGGGCGACCCGGTCGTCCGCCGACTCGGGGAGGCCGATGTGGAACGTCTCGCCCAGCGGGTCGAACAGTTCCTCGGCGACGTACGTGC from Haloglomus litoreum includes the following:
- a CDS encoding ArsR/SmtB family transcription factor, translating into MSPAGDADEADVGQVAELLANACAREILVRTAGEALSGDELADRCDASRTTVYRQLERLEAAGLVVGAVQLDPDGHHFERYRASLDRVTIDLDTDGVHMTIDRTEPATDAVDRLEGLFDRLR
- a CDS encoding ABC transporter permease, with amino-acid sequence MSDGEASMIEGEHGAVSFRPVSETPTTGNGGVAWHRQSRAFAVRTLRELFRNRAALVWGLAAPAFFFLVFGVLLGDPGVQRGANAVVFGVFGAFSVSLVIFATALSADLKAKRYRKLRSLPVSPTADLLGRFAGGLALALVSFVLVLAVGVATDGTLALRSAVSVPVVLGALVLFCLLAMGAAVLVASVLDDGEYVVGVTNMLTLALFFLTGYNGLLPSMAPGPLGELVNVLPNSLATRLAVYHLVPVGSGAGTPLVPPALPTGVESALLLGGYAVAGVVLGSVVMRRRIYDGEGGE
- a CDS encoding ABC transporter ATP-binding protein, whose amino-acid sequence is MSDVSTGTDVAVRARGLTKSFGDGSPVFEGVDLSFRRGETTLLMGPNGSGKTVLLSCLAGGLRPSRGSISVFGDPPADGRTELVFMLQDGLAVDELSGRENAAFYTALHPGATDRWQEVADSLELDALDRRVADYSGGMRRKLELALTLSVDVPLYLLDEPTAALDPTTVERFHAMLDDLADAGRTVVATSHSPRDIRAADRLVFFGSDGIVADGEPDALREATPPVVVVEGGTTDDLRPVLREGRLFDTDAGRRGFLAAQADPEAVAERPGVRAIEVPTAPDVFNYYIHLQP
- a CDS encoding serine hydrolase domain-containing protein, producing MSGVEPPVGGRVASGFEPVESVFAESLRDGDELGAACAVVHRGELVVDLWGGYRDADRTDPWTGETLVLVFSTTKGVAAAAMAHARSQGRFEYGDRVADHWPAFAQHGKGDVTVRQLLGHQAGVAAVGRNLTPADVAARDSLVARLAAKAPDWEPGTRHGYHAWSLGWYESELLRRTDPAGRTLGTYVAEELFDPLGETFHIGLPESADDRVAHVEPFGPFDALRNLGAFPPRMLLGLANPFSTTSRAMNPFDVSTPAELNAPEWRRLEIPAGNGVGTARALARLYGALATDGDPLGIGRETLDALAAPGTLPTRGRRDVVLGTETSYSLGFWKPFDGFAFGSEAAFGAPGAGGSFAFADPDRDLGFAYTPNRMGTHVWDDPRELRLRRAVEACLASR